The nucleotide window CTACTCGGGAGATTGCTCTTGGCATAGCGCATGGTGATTCAAACTACGCCTAAACGATGATGAAGCTACAGGGACCAAAGGCCAAAATTGCAGCAAACACCCTGCTGGACAGTGAACTACCCAACACCATCATAGTGGCCCAGGTGTCGCCCATGGTCTACCTACTGGAACCTCCGCAGGTTAGGCCGAAGACAAACCAAACACCCACAACCTTCAAAGAGGAGTCACAGGCGATGGCGAGCCACCCAAGGCTCTTACAGctcatgaaggatgacataatcCTAACCAAGGTAAAAGCGCGAGCGGAGAAACTAAGCAAGTTCACGACATAAGAACTTTTTTGACGTGTTCGTTCGAACTCAACTAAACTGTTTTCTGTGACAATTTTGGTGTGTCTACATTTTTTCTTCCTGCAGGCAAAAGTTTGCTACATAAGTAACTCACACAGCAGGTGGAATATCTATTCTCGGTCCAGAAATGCACACAAGAAGACGTGCTTCCATTAGTACAAAATCTAGTCGGACCGGGAACTGAGCAAGTTCAGGATGGTTCATGGGATGCAATTGCAATCGATGTTGTTTGTACCAGAGGACAAATATGGAATAAGTGGCTTGACTGAGGGTTACGAGGATGATGCACCCATTTTGAATCACTACTTCTTATTATGAATTGCCCATAATTATCCACGTTTTGCAACTTATCACACCATCCTAATGCCATTTGTTGTTAATCTTATATGTTGAAACGAAGGAGGGGGAATTGCTGGAAAACTAGAGAAAAGTGCGAACAATAAGTGCATGAAAGACAATATTTTTCCGGAGCCCAAATAAATCACGAAAAATCAGAGAAAATCATGGGAAGAGGGCCAAGGGAGCTAGACATGGGCCAGGCGGCCCCACCAGACGGCAAGAATTCAAGCAACGAGGGAATAAAACACAAAATGCTTATGAGGACCAACCTAGCTCACAAATCACATGCCAGAGATACAATGGGGATACAGAAGGAAGAAGAGCTGAGGACACATACTGCAACTAGTAGTAGCAAACTAATCTAACTAATAAAACGGAGGACGCTTAAAGGAAACAAATCGAACCTGAACAAGGACGCTCAGATACTACTACTTTAACACATTTCTAACAGACTCGTTGCATAAAACCGAGGTCCTCTCCATTGGGATATATGATGCGAGTAGGGAAAACCGAAGCCGTCAAACGCGGAAGCACGGCGCGCTGTTGCTGAGGAAGACGGCATTCGGCAGCGGGGTGAATGGTAGGTAGCACTCATAGCTGTTGAAGAAGATCTCCTTCACAATcaccttgtacatgatggtgagATCCACGCGCACCCTCACATGCATCGCCCCAGAGCCCCGCTCCCTCTCCAGCTCCTTGGCCAACCCCTCTTGCACTTGCACGTCAGCCACCATGACCATGCCCTGGAAAACCGCGTGCAGCACCGTCGTGTTCTTGGGTCCCTGCCGGAAGGAACCCGGGAGCGAGTTCCCGGCCAGACCAAGGCTGGTGCCGTTGTAGGAGGCGCTGGCACCCACGTCGAGGTAGCTGATGCTCAGTCTGTTGGAGTTTCGGCAGCTGAGGTCGACGGTGAGGTTGTACCGGAGGGAGTTGCCGTTGAGGTCCAGGGAGGCGAGGGAGGCGGAGTCGACGGTGGGGTGGAAGCGGTCGGGGCGGTAGAGGAGCCAGAGCAAGAGGACGGTGAGGCTGAGCGGCGTCCAGCACTGGACGCACTGCCACGCGTCTTTCCCGATCTCCTTGTAGCTGCAGCACAGACAGTGGTACGGCAGCTTCAACATCGGCAGCCACGTGTCATTGATCACCGCCGTCTTCATTTCCTTCCAGCAATCCGTGGCCAATCTCCGGCCGTGCCCCGACATTTCTGTATTTTTCTTTCTCTCAGCTTGCTGTGGGCTTCTGCAGTGTATACGAGTGGAGTGATGTATATATAGAGAGAGGATTTTGTACCGTGCAAGCGCTTTTTTTTATTGTTGTGTGGGACCGGGATATTATATATATGATATTTTCTCTTAACTAACATACACCCACATGCTATTCTCTACTCACTGAGTTTTATTCGAATAAATTGATGACTAATGTATATGTTGAAATAAAAGTTTGATTTACATTCTATTTACACAATTGTGTTTTTTCTGACGAGATCTTTAAAACAAGACTAATGATTATATTTGTAGAAATTAAACTTTAAACAACTATCATCGTGCGTCAAACTTTTTTCATACAAATTATTAATTCTATGAGAAATATTCAATAATGTTTCGTTTTGTTTTGCAAGAAAAAAAAATCTTATTGTTTCACTATGGCTCACCGTGTTCCGTCGTGTAACATAATTTTAAAACTTGTTGAAATATGTCCAAAAGTGGTTTCGTTTTGAAGTAATCGTCATCTAACTGCCCCCTCGTCCCCCTTGTGTCGCCCCCGCGGGCGATCCAGGGGAACCCTAGACGCCCTCCTCTCGGCCCTCCTCCGCCTCCACCTCCCCTCGCCGCCGTCCGAAGCACCACCGGGCAAAGCTTGGCCGGTTGGGTGGCGGCAGGGCATCTCTCCCCCTTGGAGCGTCTTGGGTGGTGCGGGACGACCAGATCACGAAGAGGCGTCGGGCTAGCGCAGGGTCTGGCGGCGTGGCGAACAAGCATCTTGGTGGCGGCGCGTTGCGGCACCGGCGACGCGACGCGACAGCTGCGGCTTGGATGCGACTCTACAGCGAGGTGGTGGCTGCGTGGTCTTCAGAACGGGTGGTTGCGAACGCCGCCATGTTTAGGCCGGATCCATCTGGATCTGGCGCTTGGATGTTGTCGGCCGGCGCAGGGTGGTGGTCTACGCCGCTGGCCTCGTCGGGTCGTTGGATCTGGCGCCTGGAGATCTACAGCGGCTGTCCTTCTTGATCCTCCTTCCTGGTGGGTTGAGCCCCATGGCCCTTGCATCTCTGCTGGTTTCAGTTCGTCTCGCTGTGGGATCCGGAACAGTCGGAGGTTTGGTGGTATAGGTTGGGGACCGGAGGAAACTTTGGCCGGCTGGTCTGGCCCGGCATTGGCGGCGTCCCTCGTCGCCGTTACCCTCCCTAGAGACCAAGCTGAGGTCCCTCCTATCCACATCTGAATCCCTCCTGGAGGAAAGTCCAAAATTCAGTCTGGATTGGGTGACGGCGGGGCCCTGCGCGCCGTAACCTCCATGGGGGCGCCGTCTTGGGAGGCTCAGATGGTCGGGCGAGAGATGCTATGGGTGGTGGGCTCCACGTGGATCCAACAACGGCGACGGTGTGAGcttcgggggaaaccctagatctgggtctaCCGGATCGTACGATGATGGCACTTTTGATGTTGTTGTCCCTCCTgggggcatcgttttggagcaCGCACTGGCTGGAGGGGACAAGAGGGGCAGCGGTGTTACATCTACCGCAAGGCCGACGGCGCATCCTGGCGGCATGGCATCGCGGAGGTTCGGTGATGGGCGCGTTtggagatggactcgcgcaggaggatgAAGCTGTCTGGTGTCATGGTGGCGttgatggcagagaggcctgGCAAGGTCGGTGCAACAGTTTTGCTCTGAGGATGGACCGAGGGATGATGGAGGTGACCACCCTTGCAGCGTGCGGTGCTCACTGGAGTGTGCCTGACAGGTGTGGGACCCAATCTAGGTAGTGGCTTGAAGGGGACACCCagctttagatgttaggctttaGTGTGATgactgtttggtattaggcccggACATTCGGCACGCCTTCATCAAGGGGATAGGAGTAGCAACGGTGTTGCCAAGATGATGGCTTCAGGCTTATTGATGTATCACCTTATATggtctttgtgaataattaataatatggttgcatgcatcgtccagatgcagaggctgggggtaaatcctccttttctaaaaaaacacAAATATGCAAACGGGTCTTAAATTGTATTTTTGGTTCAAGAAATAAAATAGATTTAACCTTGGAGATAAAATGAAAAGGCGTGGGAAGGTGAAACATAGTTGGGACTGTGTGCTTGCATGTGGTGAGAGAAAGATCTAAGAAAGTACGAGCTGAATCAATGCATGTCATCTAATCTCCAATCAAAATCAAGGGCTCTCCCATACACGGACCTCCCATGCATGGAAGAATTGCTTTTCTCTGTATATATACTCGTCTGAGAGTGGTTTTTCACCCTCTatgaaaagtaaaataaaaaacagaaaaaaaaactgAAACTTTGCAACATCAAAGATGATCAAACTTTGACGGTGCTTGCAAGTTTTCATGCCAAAAAACTATGCGTCCAAATCCCAAACCATTTCCGTCTTTCGATTGCTTGCGTTcagatcttcgaaactagatctgATGTTAATAGGTTTCGATAAACTTTTTTTTCATAAAAAAAACCGGTAAAAAGTAGCCATAAACATGTTTTTTTCTTCACTTTGTTTCCCTTTTGATGAGGCACAGTTGTGCTTCTCTCGCAAGTAAATCTGTGCCTCCATGAGTAGCAAATTTGTTCCTTCCATGAAAACAAACTCGTGTTTTCCTCTTCCGAGAGGCACAACtgtgcctctcacggaagcaaatGTGTGCCTTCACAAGAAGAAAATCAAACATTTGCCTCTAGTGGAAGTCAAGAAAAAAAATAGTTCTTTTTTCCTTTTCGAGAGGCACACCTTTACCTCCCAGAGATGCAAATATATGCCTCTCATGGAAGCAAAAAAAGAATTTCTTGtgccaaaaaaataaaaaaaattctcaAAAATCTTACGAAAACTAGGGGAAAACCGAAAAGccgaaaaaagaaaaaactaaccCCGAAAATGCATACGAAGAAATAAAGAATAATCCTGAGGAAGTGTCCAACACGCGGCACATGGAGGAGGCTAAGAGCGAGACAAGTGGCACGCTCTGAGCGCAACAAAAGTGACCCTTGAGGGTATCCCGCAAGTGGTATCCCTCAGTTAGTTGCTCCCCCTGTCGGGGTTACTAGATCAATGCCTTCTGATCATATGCTTTAACCCCAAAGCCAGTTCCTTAGAAATTAGCTCTCGGCTCGGGGGCTAGAGACTGGTTGTGCTCTCACAAGTACTCCACAATATATATATGTAAAAAGTCTTCGGACAGAAGCCCATTTTCACACACAATTCTAAGCATGTAGGTTATTCTTAAATCTTAATACAAATAGACATACCTCGAAGCTCTTGACGAGGCCTTTGAAGACCTCACGAATTCTAGGCTCTGCGGACCGGAAGCAATGCGGTGACGTGCTGATCAGGGCAGTGTGCTTTTCTGCGGTAAATTGATCTCCTCGGCCCGCCCTGGGGTGGGATTCAGGGGCGGTACTACCTATGAACCTACCAACGATGTGTTGGGAACGAGGGTCTCTGGCTGTTGGCTAGTGCTGGAGATTGTTTAGGCTAGCCCGCTATCTAGCCCACCCCTTCCTTGGCCCTATTTGGCCGAGGTGTCAACCTCGGGCATGAAGATCGGTACCTCGGCCCTCGTTGTGTTGACTGGGGGGACCAGACCGAATGATGCTTCCCCCAGCCTCTCGATAGCCACTGAGCCGTATATCAGCGGCGGGCTGGAAAAATATCTCTATGACTTTCATTTGATGAACATGCTTTTCAAAGTCCAAATCTGGTTGCGATATCATAACATAGCTTCGGGGTGCGTGCTTCTCCCTCCCTGGCTTGAGGAGGTCATCGGCGGACTCACCCAACAAGTTAGCCTTCTCCGGCGGGGGACAGCCTTGCTGGCGAGATTAGCGGAATCCTTATGCGGCCTCTTTCTCCGGCGGGGGCAGACTCACCGAAGAAGTTAGTCTTCTCCGACTCACCGAAGAAGTTAGCCTTTCGGCCGCGCTTCCTCCTCGACGCCCTCGGATGTCGCCCTCTTCCCGTTGAGTGAAGGGTTCCTTTCCCCCGTGTGCTCGGAGGCCTGCCCTATGCCTCGGAGGATTCGACTCCTTGGGATCACCACGCGCGGCTCCTCGGTTAAGAGGGTCGTGAGTTGGGGAGTCATTTCCCCCTTGGGCAGTGGCGCCGGGAACAATATTCCCTGTGCCTTGGAGATCCACTTCTGCAAATATATATAGTCAATTGGTCAGCCGAAGTTTATGAGGTTCAAAGAAGCACATAATATAAAGTTGTGTGTTGAGAATTACCTCGGGGGCGTCGCGGGAGGCTTTGAAGCCGAGGTCGCTACCTTCCGGACAAAACTTGTTCTGAGACAGCTCGAACAACAGAGCCCACATCTCAGCTGAGGTGGAGCGGAAGAAGTGGTTGATGGGCACTGCATCATCAATCTTGTACGCCCACATCGGGGTGGCCCGGAATTGGAGCGGCAGGACACGGTGGTGGATCATGACATTCACCACTTCCACCAGCTGGAGGCCCTTCAAGTCTTTCCAGAATTGGATCTTCTGGAGCAGCACCTTCACCTCTTCGGGGTTCCCCTAGTCCCTGCCCTTCCTCCTCCAGGACGCTAGTTGCCTCGGAGGCCCAGCCGAGAACGCCGGAACCTCGGCCTGGCTAGCAGCGAGTGGCTCTGTAATGTAAAACAACTCACGTTGTCACTCCTTGAACCAGCCCTTCTGGTTCTTGCTAATCATCACGCCCCCACACTCTGCGAGTTCGGAGCTGCTGGATTTCGGCTGGATGTCGAAGATCCTCAGCCACAATCCAAAGTGCGGCTCGATGCGGGGGAATGCCTCGTAGAAAGTAATGAATGAGGCGAGGTGAAGAATGGAATTTGGGGCTAGAtggtggaaatctagcccatagaaGAACATGATCCTGCGCATGAAAGGGTGCAGCGGGAAACCTAGACCTCTGATGAGGTGGGGGATGAAGACAATCTTGTCCCCAGGGCAGGGAGCGGGTACTCGCTGGTTCGGATCTGACACTCGGGTGTTGGTCTCAGTGGGGATATATCCCGCACTACGTAGTTCCAAGATGGTGCCCTCCATGAAGGAGGAGTCGCCATAGTTTCCTTTGAGGTTGGCATCTGCTAGGGATGGAGGTGGAGAAGCACTGCGGGAGCAAAATGAGCTCGAGATTGGAtctgggcgctggagctcgagaggCAGCATGCAGGAAGGAAGGGGAGTGTGCTTATAGGAGTGGAGTGATGTATATATACTCGTCCTTGATTCCTTTCCTCCCAAATCACTAGTTAGTTCTCAGGGGTATTGATCCGCAAAAAAAAAGTTTTCAGGGGTATTGGATCATTTGCCCCACTTTACATGGGGTTTGATAATTTGCCTCAGGAGTGTCTCAATGGAGAGTGGTGGCCTGTGAGTTTCCCTTTTTTGTAGATTCGTTTTCATAGTGTTTTATTTCTTAGACCAAGCGTGCAAATCCCTTTCCGAGACGTACAATTGTACTTTCGCGGAAGCAAATATGTGCCTCCACGAGAAGCAAATCAATgcatttcatgaaaaaaaatatTCTCTCTTCCATTGTTTCTCTACTGGAACAAAAACACatgttttttcctttttctgaGAAACATAATTGTTCCTCTCACAGAAGCAAAGCTCTGCCTCCCGTGAAAGGAAAAAAATGTGTTGATTCTGTCCTTGGTTAGTTGCTTGTCTGTCCTCTCTACTTTGGTAATTCGCTGATTCTATTGAAATATGGCgggtggggggagggggggggggggggggggggggggttgtagGCCCACCAAACAATTCAGAAAATCTCTAAGGGCCAATGTGTATATTATGACTAGGTGCTGTTGTTGGGgcacgtagtaatttcaaaaaaaaaatcctacgcacacgctagatcatggtgatgcatagcaatgagacgggagagtgttgtccacgtaccctcgtagagcgaaagcggaagcattagcacaacgcggttgatgtagtcgtacgtcttcacgatccgactaagagatcaatgatcaattgttgtgtctatggggtgccccctgcccccgtatataaaggagcaagggagggtgCGGCCAGCCATAGGAGGAGGCGcgctggaggagtcctactcccaccgggagtaggactcccctcctttttcctagttggattaggacttgggggaaAGGAAGAgaggggggaaggaaagggggggcgcagcccccccccccctccttgtccaattcggacttgggggggaggggcgcgcggctgccccttggccgcctctcctcttcctccacttgggcccataaggcccaatagcctcctgtaacccctccggtactccggtaaaatcactatttcacccggaacacttccgatatccaaacatagatttccaatatatcaatcttcatgtctcgaccattttgagactcctcgtcatgtccgtgatcacatccgggactccgaacaaccttcggttcatcaaaacacataaactcataataaaactgtcatcgtaacgttaagcgtgcggaccctacgggttcgagaactatgtagacatgaccgagacacgtctccggtcaataaccaatagcggaacctggatgctcatattggctcctacatattatacgaagatctttatcagttagaccgcataacaacatacgctgtttcctttgtcatcggtatgttactcgaccgagattcgatcgtcggtatctcaatacgtagttcaatctcgttaccggcaagtctctttactcgttctgtaacacatcatcccgcaactaactcattagttgcaatgcttgcaaggcttatagtgatgtgcattaccgagtgggcccagagatacctctccgacaatcggagtgacaaatcctaatctcgaaatacgccaacccaacaagtaccttcggagatacctgtagagcacctttataatcacccagttacgttatgacgtttggtagcacataaagtgttcctccggtaaacgggagttgcataatctcatagtcataggaacatgtataagtcgtgaagaaagcaatagcaacaaactaaatgatcaagtcaatcacatcattctcctaatgatgtgatcccgttaatcaaatgacaactcatgtctatggttaggaaacataaccatctttgatcaacgagctagtcaagtagaggcatactagtgacactctgtttgtctatgtattcacacatgtattttgtttccggttaatacaattctagcatgaataataaacatttatcatgatataaggaaataaataataactttattattgcctctagggcatatttccttcagctgcGAAGTCGTTTCTCAAAGAAAGAAAGGGTGGTGGATAGTTTAGTACCACCCCGCTACTGAAGAAGAGTTGGTCCTCCTTATAAGAAATTCTCTTCCACATGCTATAGGAGCTTAAGAATATAAGTAGTTCCCTCATGCTCCCATTATGTCGCCCTCACACATTGCGTGCACGCCGTGTTTCATGAATGAGCCAAGATGAGCTCAAGCATTTGTTATTCACGCGCTTGCGCTTAATTTTTGCCTGTCGGGAACGGAGAATTCTTAACAAATGAGACACGATCTGAGACGTCAGATCGTGGGTTGTTGCCGACTCAGACGTCAGTCCAGCCCAAGAACAGATGCGATCTGTTCTACCTGCACACGCACTGCCCAACATCGTTCCACTCCCTATAGTTGCTGCCGGTGATCCAAACCTGTTCACCGCGTACACAGTTGTACGGGAGAGCATGCCTCCGAAACCCCTCCTCTTGAGATCATGTACGGGAGAGGGGCcattaggtttttggggagcatCTCCTACGCGAGTGGTCGCTACCCTTCCTCTACATTGACTAATTCATCTACGTCTACGTtgccttcatcatcaccatgtccaccGACGCCGAGAGACTCGCTGCCGGGAAgctcgatgttgacaagaaggcCACTGAGGAGAACGCCGCCGCGGAGGCTATACAGTAGATGTATCTACTATTTTAGTTGTACTAGCGTTATACATAGATGTGTCTG belongs to Triticum urartu cultivar G1812 chromosome 7, Tu2.1, whole genome shotgun sequence and includes:
- the LOC125525214 gene encoding uncharacterized protein LOC125525214, with translation MSGHGRRLATDCWKEMKTAVINDTWLPMLKLPYHCLCCSYKEIGKDAWQCVQCWTPLSLTVLLLWLLYRPDRFHPTVDSASLASLDLNGNSLRYNLTVDLSCRNSNRLSISYLDVGASASYNGTSLGLAGNSLPGSFRQGPKNTTVLHAVFQGMVMVADVQVQEGLAKELERERGSGAMHVRVRVDLTIMYKVIVKEIFFNSYECYLPFTPLPNAVFLSNSAPCFRV